TTAGAATATTTCAATTGTTATTTGTTAGTATATGACTTCAAACAAGCTTATCCTGTTTCCGATTTAAGAAAATATACCAATCAACAAACAAACGTCATGTTTTGTTTGTGTAGTTGTGTTCTAGACAAGTACGGAGTAGAACTTATGAAATGACCAATataaacttgaatctttatataGAGGTTTATTTCTGGTTTTGTTTGTTAGTTAATTCAGCTTAGTTGTCTGTTTCTGTAACTTGTTTTGCCATTTATGTCACAAGTTCATTATTCACACTAGTATTCTTTATAAGTTATGTTTCCAGTCTGCACTGATTTCATTAATTGGGTGCAATAATTGAATATTTTTGTTTGcctattgaaaaaaaaaaaaaaatgtgagtTTGCTTTTTTTGATTATATATTTGGTGAAATTTTATCATTTATGTCACAAATTCATGTTTCACACTAGGTTTCTTTATAAGTTCTATTTCCAGTCTGCACTGATTTCATTAATTTGTTGCAATAATTGAATGTTTTATGTTTGTTTTTGATTATGTATATGGTGTATATGGTGATATCAGGACACTGAAAGGGATAATGAGAAAAGCACACCTGCTAAAATGAGAGTGCCAAGACCTGCTGATTCTTTATCATGGGGCAAGCGGAAAAGTCAAAGCATGTCGTCGGTCAAAGATGCCGGTGTCATTTCTTCTGCATTGTCCAGTTTACAGAAGTTTACCAGCGATGGAAGTTTCATTAATAAGTTCAAGTCTCAACAACAAAACGATGATTCGTTTACAGATTCTGACAGGCGAGTTGCGTCTGACGTGTCAGTGTCTGAAGAACCATCTCATACAGACGTAAAGCCTAAGCCTGCAATGAGTGCAAACCAATTGGCTGCTAAAGTTATGCAGCTACGTATGAAAGGAAAACATGAAGCAGCTGAGAATCTTTTGGTAAGCAAAAGCTTTTATTTGAGCTCGTATATTTAtatgtatctatatctatatatgcaAGTAGTTGGGTAATAAGCAGTGTTGCAAAAATCGGCGTCGTTTTTTATGCATGACCGACACGTCAGcggtaaaaagtcggtcaaagttggtcaacttCGGTCAAAGAtggtcaaagtcggtcaatttctatataatattatatagaaattgtaatattgttaattgttcatgtttattTTAAATGTAGTTTATATTTTAAGATTCGAtttctatataatattatatataaatatatatttaataaaactattttaaaaagtcaacgccGGTCAACGACGGTCAACGCCCGACGCGTCCCTGTTGTGTCCCCGTCTCGACCGACTCGTCCCTCCAAGGTCCCGACTgacgcgtccccgactcgcgtcttttacaaccttggtaATAAGTCTTGTATTcttgtagtaaaaaaaaaaaaagaagttggTAATTTCATTTCCGGGGTGGCATTTTTTCATGATTTTTAATTCATTATTAGGAAAAGGAAGAGTCCGCAAAACTTGGTTACTGGAAGTAGCATACACAATTTATCAAAAAAATGACCTCATGATCTTAATCTGACAAAATTGAACatatttgactttttttttttttttttttttttttcagaaagaGACAGAGGTGCATGAAGCAAAAAGCGAGGCTGATACAACCAGAACGAATCCACACGGCGATGGAACCACAAGCAGGTAATTTTGATCTTGTGTACAAAGTTTAACTTTGCAGGGGTAACAGataatattaatttgaaatttAATGTGAAGACTCTAAATTTCATGTTTGAtgacatttttttatttttatttttgctgTATAGGTATATAATGCATGGCTTAAAATCACGTGAAAAGAAGAAAGAGGAAGATGCAGACATGCACGTAGCTCGATCTATAATGCAAAACAAAAAATTTAGTGTATCAGGTCAGGCAGATGATGAATATGATAATGATGAGGGACCTAAAAGAAAGAAAAAGGGTAAAGGTGATAATGTTCCCAAGTCAATGGGAAATACCCGTTTCGAAAAGCGGATTCTAACACAACAAGAGCGTTGCAACTTTTGTTTTGAAAACCCTAAGAGGCCACGACATCTTGTTGTAGCAATTGCCAATTTCACTTATCTGATGTTACCTCAGTGGCAGCCTGTTGTACCAGGCCATTGTTGCATATTGCCCATGCAGGTCAGTTTGTGTGACAATCAAGATTCTTTGTTTCTAGAATGTATTTTTAATTGTAAATTTTAATTATGTTTATTGTTTTGTAGCATGAGTTAGCAACCAGAAGTGTCGATGATAACGTGTGGGACGAAATACGTAACTTTAAGAAGTGTTTGTTAATGATGTTTGCAAAACAAGAGAAGGAGGTGGTGTTTCTTGAAACCGTGATGGGTTTGGCAAAACAGACCAGACATTGTTTAATAGAGTGCATCCCGTTGCCTCCACATGTTGCTAAACAAGCTCCGTTATACTTCAAAAAGGTGGGTACTTTAGTGGTTATTTGTCAAAAAGGTGGGTACTTTAGTGGTGGTTTGTCGAAAAGGCGGTTACTAAAGTGGGGGTTTGTCAAAAAGGCGGGTACTTTAGTGGTTGTTTGTCAAAAAGGCGGGTACTTTAGTGGTTGTTTGTCAAAAAGGCGGGTACTTTAGTGGTTTTTGTCAAGAAGGCGGGgtactttagtggttgtttacctctGGAAAActataaatcttaaaaatatataaggtCCTATTACGTAGTATTAAATTTTGGTGTCCTACACAATTTGAAgtataatttgtaaaaaaaattccAAAGTGTCACGGGACCCACTAAGCCCAAGGTAGGTTCGCCACTGGTACTGAGAATACTAATTTACAATTTAGTGCCACATAATGAATAAATTGTGTTTTTTTATCTTAATTAAATATTACCTTCTATAAACCAAGAGACTTAATTATGTTATGCATATGAACCATCATCACATATGAATTTGGTACTGTTTGCAGGCAATTGATGAGGCTGAAGAAGAATGGAGCCAACACAATGCCAAGAAGTTAATTGATACAAGCGAAAAGGGGTTACGTCACTCGATACCGGAAGACTTTCCGTACTTTCATGTGGAGTTTGGTTTGAAGAAAGGGTATGTTCACGTTATTGATGACGAAATACAGTTCAAGAGCAGTTTTGGTCTGAATGTGATACGAGGTATGCTTCGTCTTCCTGCTGAAGACATGCATCGTCGACACCAACGTGACTCTGTAGACACTCAAAAAGAAGCTGTCACGAACTTTGCTCGGGATTGGGAGCCGTTTGACTGGACCAAACAACTTGATTAGTATTTTATTTTTCTCTTGTTTCTCTACTCATATATGTTGTATGAATCAAAAAGCTTGACCATTTTTTGGGTCTGTTTTTCTTTCAAACTATTTCTTGATATAACCAGGGGATTATGAGAAAATGTTGGACAACATGGATAACTGCTGTGATGGTCTATAGCTTTTTGCCTACTTTGGCGTATGTACATAGCTAACCAAACTTTGATGATACTTCGTGCAAATCAAAATTTGTTGAAATACAATGGTAATGTATGCAATGGTAGTGTATGATTTAGGGAGGTCAGGGGTTCGACTCCCTTGTACTGCAAAATTATTTCCCTTGTGCCCGCTCATTTCATAGGTCTCGGAGGTTTCAAACGTATATGCTCACCTGAGGGGGTTTTAACTCACGTGATGTTCGTATGGATTTGTCGTGGGGTTTTTTTCGAATGGGCGGCAGGACTGTATATGATTAGTCCAAGGAAATGATTGAGTTGGTGGGTTCCTACATCACATTTAGACTCCCCCAGTGACACCCAACTGCGGtacaaaaaaaaaaagttatcaAAAATCTTCTAATAAAAAGGTATGTACTTTTTCTTTAGCATAAGAATGAAAAAATAGAATATTCTTTGTTAACTTTTTTCCCTGATCATTGGCTTTGATTGCATCTCACTTATATTTGCAAATGAACAATTTCATCATATTGATATATTTGAAGTTTGCAAGAATATGGATAATGTTTCACGTTAACAATCATCATTCATATTGAGCTGTAGATTGATAAATAGCAGGCTATTTTATGGGTGATTCTAGTTACTATAAACGGGTTAATGATTTATGATAAATTTTGTTGGCTCTATGTCATATAGCAACTCACTTGTTAGTTGTTATTTCTAGGTGCGCAATATGACATATTTGGTTAACCATAAACGATATCATTTTCAATAAGTAGTTGTTAATACAAGTTGCTGACACAATTAATATCAGAGGTTTTATTGTGGTACCTTTTTTCTGAGTATATGAAAATGGGTTCCCTTAAAGATTGGATTAGAAGCCATAAGATTACAAGGAAGTTATATTTTTGAAAACGGGTCCAGATTGCGATTGATGAAAACATACTTGATGAAAACCTCAGAGCCAAGATTTCAAGTTTCGGTACGTCAAATACAAGGGATAACGGAAATGACGATAGTGCCCTCAGTTGAATTACCACAAAAATTTGTGGGTACTAGAGGGTATATGGCTCCTGAGTATGTTAGTAGTAGTTGCATTACATCCAGTATGTTAGAGACTGTTGTACAACCATCTCCTGTGATGGTGAAAGTCAAAAATAGGATTATACCTTTTATCATAAAGTGTAGTGTGTAGTCCAAATGAAGAATAAACATTAATTACGTGCTAAGATCATATGCACAATTATATCAAATATTGCTAGTACGGAAGCATAATACATACATCAGGACCAACTTTTTAAAATTATCAAATTTATATACTTTAACCAATGAACCTATCTAATAAATGAGTTATGAGTTTCCTACAAGTAGGATTCGAACTCGTATACCTTCCAAGTGCCCCCGTCTTCCAGAACGTACTAACTATTACTCGTGGATGATATGTTAAGGTCCAAGTCCACAATTGAACTTGGGTCTAACCTAACCTTAAAACCACAATTAAACCCTACTTAACTATCTACTGTAATATAGGACTAACTAAACTAGGTTAAACATAGGAGGTGAATCATTAATTGGGAAACTTTCCTGTCAAACGAATGTGGTGTAAGGTCTTTTGAAGCCCATGTTTAAGCACAACCTGATTCGCAGCTCTAAAACCGTCTCCATAGACTTCGTCCGTACgagattcaatttcatatttaaaaaAATCTGCAATCTTCTTCTCAAATGGATACCTTTTCCAATGTGTTGATGATGTGGAATTAATTTGAGATGTTAACCACATGTGAGCTAGCACTTGACACATACCTTCTTCAACATATTTATGGAGATTTCGGCAGCCTTTAAGGAAGGGTAAATCACATAAACACGTTAGATATGCGTATAAAAATAATGTAATtcgcaagtaaatcatatatttaaGTGGTAAAACTTTGTCTGGTTATTGAAATGCCTATGAACAAAAGTGATGGCCAAACCATTTTGTCGGAACCACGCATGCATCATTTCGTGAGCTAAGATTGATCCAGTAAGAAACCTGTATGTATGCAGCAGCAGCATGTTAATTAGTACTCAATGATGTGACAatttgacccatttacttatgaaCTAGTTGAAGTTGAATTGGGTCATGTGTTGTTTCTATAAAAGGCTAAATGAGTAATATTTAGTGACTAGCTCCAAAGGGGTTATAGTCACACAAAATGTGTTTTTAAAGTATACACAAAGCTAAAATCACATTTTTCTTTTAATATTATGTTGTATTCTAATCTAATTCTAATTCTATTATATATTCTATTCTATAAAATAGCAAGTGACACAAAAATTACTTTGGTAAACAGTGGTGAACTATATACCTTGGAAGGCCATAAAGTATTTGAATTTTTTTAACTTTGCAACTTCGCACCGTATCTGGCTCTAGTTTAAGGTTCGGGAACCAACTTTCTACAAATCTTAACTGTTTTGCAACCTGTCATCATAATAGCACGCAACAAATCAAATAGCATTATTCCCAAAATTATGATAAATAATTATTAAGCTTAAAAAAACCTTACTCTGCGGTTAACTTTTTCCTGACTATGACAGAGTCCTCTGATGCCCAGCTTGTGGTTATGGCCCTGATGAAAATGAAAAATGTTATGCAAAAATAAGAATCTAACTTTTTATTTAAATTTTGAAATTCATATATATGTTTTTCTTACATAGATTTCTCTATAGACTCTATCAAGTTCTTGCTTGTTAACCAAAAGCAAAGGGAAATTTTGTTCCACTTTCATATCCAAACCTTCAAAAAACCGTTGTATATTATGAAAAATCGGTTTGAATCCGGTAGCATCCAAGACTGCAGAATCAAGACACTTTAGGCACTCTTTTCGACCATCTTCAAGAGCAACATATCGTGTTTCCCTTGACTGCAAATAGCAAAATTTATTTTTCACATCATTCAAAAATACTATCAAGATTGTATCaaataacttaaaaaaataaaattttaccTCGATTCGATTACAGCTATAGCAACAAGGAGTCCCATCATGTTTATGTAACGAGCAATACCTCTGAGCCCAAAAATGATTTGTCCTATAATTAATCGTTCGTCGCTTGTATACATCACATTTGATTGTAATGTCAAAAACATCAATAATTCCTTTCAAAATTCTTTTCCAATGTGAAGATTTACGTTTCAGACTCTCGTTTAAAACCCTTGCCGAATGCTCATCTTCTTTCAATTTCAAGTATAgacaataaagaaaaaaaaaaaaaaaaacaaactttgaACATGTTCAAGTAGAATATATATACTCTTTAACAAACATCATCAAGAAATGGTGATTACATCACACTTACTGATtgctttttttattttttctttttctgcAAGTATTACTGCAATTGCCTGATCTTCATTCTCTTGTTGTGAGTCCTACAAGCAAAGGTACAAGATTGGATTATTAGCCAAGGTCAAATATCACACATATGTAACACAGCTGGTAATCTAAGTATCAAAAATACAGTAACATACTAGTgacaataaaaaaataataataataataatgataaataagaaCTTGTTAGCTGTTACTTGTTACCTCATTATATTGCCATCTTGAAATCTCATGAGTGGTGTCTTCAAAAATTTCCCTAAGCAGATCCATTACGCAGTCAATGATATTGTGTAGCCAAATAACTTTACTTATGTGAAATTAACCCAAATGATGAGACTAATAATTAAAAGGGATTATCAATATAAAAAAATGTATTGTAGGATGATTAATTGGTAGccaaatataaaaataaagaacaGCTCTTCTCATTAAAGTAACCAATAACAAAAGAGATGAGTAATAATCATACAATTAGACTAAGGCCGCACCCTATGACTGAGCTGTTGAATATTAATGGGTATTGATTCACCTGGTCAAAAGAGAGAGAACTGTTGTATTTACTAGAGAGAGAAGAAGATGAATAAGACTTGTATTTAATTTAAAAGAGGTACATAAGGGATTGCAGATGTGACCTTTTCGTTGATGAACTTGCCCTGTTGATtgaattaaagaagaaattgttgaAGGAGGAGGAATAAAAAAGAAAAATCCAGTTGAAGCTTTCATGGTTAAAGTTTGGTTCAAGTTTTTCCATTAATGGCAAAGATCCGATTTCATTCCATTTGTTTATAAACGAGGTTTGAGTTGCAAAACCTGAAGCTGTGAAGGCCCACACCCTTTCCTACTTTGCAAATCTTTTCTATTTTAATGGGCTTAATAATTATTGGGCCGATTTAAACCTCAACAAAATTAGGCCTGTACAGTATTATGAGTTGGAGAGAAAGTTCTCAAAGGAGGAGATTCTTCAAGTTATATCCAATTTTGATGGAAATAAAACTCCGGGTTCAGACGAGGTTACTATCAAATTTTTTAAGAAAGGTTGGCACTTTTTGAAATCCGACATCATGCCCATTCTACATACCCGAAAGGTTTTAATTCTTCTTTCGTAGTTTTAATCCCAAAGTCGAATGCTTCCACCATGTTGAACAAATGAGGCCCATTAGCCTTATAAATAAATGCTCCTATATAATTCTAGCTAGAACTATAGCTAATAGATTGCTTGTGGTGATCCCGGATTTGATTAGTGAAAATCAAAATGAGTTCGTTCAATCAAAGCTTCTTTTTGATAGGGTTATGATTCTTAACGAATTATGGTTCAAGGCCAAGAAATCAAAAAGAACGATTATTTTGTTAAAAATTGATTTTGCAAAAACTTATGATTGCGTTTCACATCAATTTTGCTCAATATGTTAGAGACTATTGGGTTCGGCCCTTAGTTGTATACTATTAGTGTAATGCGAGATGCCAGCGGAATGATCGGCCGGTAATCAGGAAACAATATAACAAACGGATGGATtacatatgatattttgatgtttacggtaaataaataaataaataaataaatatggtttGCACTTTGAAGTATTAATAGTTTCTATTGTGGTCTTTAATATCTCTCTTTATACTTAAAGTAAACACTCAATTGAGTGACAATTCTTATCAACTTTCAATCCTAGCCATCTAATGTTTTAACCACCTataatcctagccatccatttcTAATCCCTCCCTTAATCACGTCACAATACTTGGTTTAGGAACTGAACAGACAAAATTAACCCTGGACAAAAAAAAAAAGGACGGGATTTCAAAACGAAAATAGGGATTTCACAATCAAACCTCATTTGAAATCTTCACACCATTACAGAATTCAAAATTTCATCCTATACACTATGCTCATTCACTTCAATTCAATCATCTGAAAAAGAAACCCTAATCTACTCGATTCCGTATCGTTCTGTTTGCAGATCATATCACTGCAGATTCAACCCGATTCAGTATAATATACAATCAGGTAATCAATTCATTTAGGGTTTGAATTAGTCAAGACGATTGCAGGTAAATTCGATTTTAATATCTATGTTCATATGTCGATAAACTTAGGCTCGGTAAAAAAGTCATCTTCGACATCAAGTTAGGATTTTTGTTGTTTTTAAGTTATCAACAAATCTTCATGTGGCAGCGATGGTATATATGATATAAGTTTCGAATTGTTTTGTTTCTATTTTCGATTTATATCAAATGTAGAGTTGCTGGTTCTTTCGAATTGTTTTATCACTCTTTTACAATTTACTTGATGATGGTTCTTTCTTTTGGTTTATCTTTTAGGATTTTGATTCACTAATTAGCTCATGTTTTCATTTTACAATATAGATAATAAGCGCTTGAAGGATGGATCATTTAATTAATGGAAAGAGGGTACTTATAAAAGCTTGATTATAAGGTGAGGTTGATGCCTTTTGTATTAGTCCTGTTTAAAGTATCATGTGTTAGTCTCTTTTGTTTATGTGGGTTTGCTTTGAATTTTTAAAGTTGATACTTCATTTTGGATGATAATCTCATGTACAGAACTCCCAATAGTGATAGCTCAAGATGTGTTATTGTTGCTGCTGCATGAGAATGGTGGTTTCTTTTAGTTCACCAATTTGTCGGTCTGGAGCCTTTAATAATGTGCATTAAGGAATTATGATCATATGGAAGCAAGGTACTGATTTATCTATTTTTGTATATAATTCCATTATTATAGGTGTTATTTTTGAcccatttgtatgatattgtgtaacatTATGCAAGCTATTATGGTGTGATTGGTAGGTAATGTACATTAAAAGAAAATTAATGATATTGTACAACATTAATTTTGGTCTTCGATGCTTATCTATTGTGTTGAGGTGGCAATTTGACATGATCAGGTTTGGATTATGTTTGACCTAAAAAAGTCAAAGAAGTGTTATTTTATCATGCTAAATGAGAAACGGGTCAAACGAGTTGAAAGTCACCAAATGTATATTTTGAATGTGCTTAAAACCTTTTTTAGATCATTCTTAGTGATACCATTTT
The window above is part of the Rutidosis leptorrhynchoides isolate AG116_Rl617_1_P2 chromosome 1, CSIRO_AGI_Rlap_v1, whole genome shotgun sequence genome. Proteins encoded here:
- the LOC139859106 gene encoding uncharacterized protein, which codes for MLSGLKFIPRDQIDKTHDEKSNDSDTRKSYKKKKKSRHHNSSDDGSYRIKKRSKKKWYSSEEDSSSYSDASESGRNKDTRLRKKRKEKKRHDKGKSKKSKREYSSDSDDDKDVGKHRSGCNIESEMINENIVRKELGMEWMLRPKEAVEQKSASTSEILEETPIKETKKVNPKELNPYFKNDGSGYPEEDGANSESSNLLSSSVVGDGGASWRLKALKRAQEQAAREGKNLDEVVGERWGSLGNLAVSVASGSAAPSHAHLHAIKNRIRRQTRDQPVDQNDTERDNEKSTPAKMRVPRPADSLSWGKRKSQSMSSVKDAGVISSALSSLQKFTSDGSFINKFKSQQQNDDSFTDSDRRVASDVSVSEEPSHTDVKPKPAMSANQLAAKVMQLRMKGKHEAAENLLKETEVHEAKSEADTTRTNPHGDGTTSRYIMHGLKSREKKKEEDADMHVARSIMQNKKFSVSGQADDEYDNDEGPKRKKKGKGDNVPKSMGNTRFEKRILTQQERCNFCFENPKRPRHLVVAIANFTYLMLPQWQPVVPGHCCILPMQHELATRSVDDNVWDEIRNFKKCLLMMFAKQEKEVVFLETVMGLAKQTRHCLIECIPLPPHVAKQAPLYFKKAIDEAEEEWSQHNAKKLIDTSEKGLRHSIPEDFPYFHVEFGLKKGYVHVIDDEIQFKSSFGLNVIRGMLRLPAEDMHRRHQRDSVDTQKEAVTNFARDWEPFDWTKQLD
- the LOC139861699 gene encoding protein DA1-related 1-like; translation: MDLLREIFEDTTHEISRWQYNEDSQQENEDQAIAVILAEKEKIKKAIKDEHSARVLNESLKRKSSHWKRILKGIIDVFDITIKCDVYKRRTINYRTNHFWAQRYCSLHKHDGTPCCYSCNRIESRETRYVALEDGRKECLKCLDSAVLDATGFKPIFHNIQRFFEGLDMKVEQNFPLLLVNKQELDRVYREIYGHNHKLGIRGLCHSQEKVNRRVAKQLRFVESWFPNLKLEPDTVRSCKVKKIQILYGLPRFLTGSILAHEMMHAWFRQNGCRNLHKYVEEGMCQVLAHMWLTSQINSTSSTHWKRYPFEKKIADFFKYEIESRTDEVYGDGFRAANQVVLKHGLQKTLHHIRLTGKFPN